Genomic segment of Apium graveolens cultivar Ventura chromosome 7, ASM990537v1, whole genome shotgun sequence:
AGGATGTCCTGCGATGGCATAAAGCGGAGCCTCGTTATAGGGCTGTAGTTGCTCTCCCGCCAAGTTCATCTTACAGTAGGTTTTGTGGAATAGTATATTGGTCGAGCTGCCGGTATCCACCATCACTTTCCATATCTTGTTCTGCCCGATGATAGGATTGATGATCAGAGGGTCCTCGTGCGGGTGAATGACATCCTCATAGTCTTCAGTGCTGAAGATCATGGGCATGTGGGGCTTTGCCTGTCCGAATTGATACAGATTGTACACCTGTCgtgcatacttcttctttgctgTCTTGCTATCCTTATCCAGGATGCTTCCCCCAGATATAGTTTTCACTTCACCCTGTATCCTGTCCCTTCGCTCTGGCTCATCGGCCTCCACTTCCTCCTCTGGGTTCTCCTTCGGCCCCAATCTATCTCTCAGATCTCGGACGAACTGATTAAGCTCGCCGTCTTTGATCATGCGCTCAATGAGCTTCTTGAGGTGATAGCATTCATCAGTGTTATGCCCCTTGTCCCTGTGATAGTCACAATACTTATCGGGATTTTTCTTGTGGTTCGGGACCTTCATCTTGGAGGGGCGAACGAATCCTGGTTTGCCCTTTATCtcatggagaatcttggagatCGGCGCATTCAAAGGAGTGAACACGGCCGAATCTCTATCTCGTCGTCGTTCGGCCCCACGACCTGTTTCCTTCCTTCCTTCCTTTCTGTTATCCCTCCGGTCAGATCCTGATCTTGAGCCCTCATATCTGTCGGCTCGCTTTGATCGGTCGTCCCTTCTTGAGTCTTTATATCCCCCAATACTTTACATCTTTCAGCGAATATTCTCGCCTCTTACATATATATCATTTAGGGATTTTGGGGGAAAATCGTAAAGAGATGAGTGAAGCTTTTTACCTTTATAGGGGTCTATCCCCGCCGTTAGGAAGCCGATTGCTTTGATTTTATCCAGATTGGTGACAATCCCCGCCTCTTCCTTGAACCTAGCGAGATAATCCCCCAGCTCTTCATTCGCCCTCTGCCGACAATGGACCAAGGCTTCGGTTTCCTTCGCCTTTCGGCACAGGTGCGAGTAGTACTTTAAGAATTTCCTCTTCAACTGCTCGTAAGACCCGATGGACCGAGGCTTCAGggatttgtaccacatcgaggGGGACCCTTTGAGATAAGTCTTGAACATTTTGCACAACATGATATCGTTGTGGCCCATCCCAACCATCAGGAGTTCATACTTTTCACAGTAGTCCTCGGGGTCCCCTTTCCCGTTGAACTCGCTCATCTTGGGGAATTGTCTCTCTTCGCCCGGAGGGGGTCGGTACAGTTCAATCTCTTGTGTTAAAACAGGTTCTCGATCAGGCCTCCTATCACCGAACAGGGCCTTCTCTAAGCGATTGAGCCTGAGGCGGGATCCATCGGGCTCCTCATCTGAATCGGAAGAGTAGGATCGCTTTGCCCTCTTTCTTCGGGGATGCGAATCAGAGTCAGACTCATCTTCTTCGTCATACGCCCTACGTTCCCTTCTATCTTTATGTGCTCCGCCGGTCTATTCGGCCCGCATCGCTTCCCTCAAGGCTTATTCTTGCAGTTCAATTTCCTCCCTCTACATTTGCAGGGTTTTCAGCCGGAGCGCATCGGCTTCTCTTTTCTTGGCTCGCGCTTCCGCTTCTTTGTCAATCTGATCAACTTTGGTCTTACCCTTCTCCGTGGCCTTTTCCGCCCGGATCTTTAGGAGTAAGGCCTCTTCTTCAGGGGTTAGCGTGATAACCCCGTCCTCGTCGACTAGGGAGGATGGTTGTCCCTTGTCGGTGAAACCAGGTGGCGGTGAGTGCTCATGAATTTTTGTCATAGTCTTCTCAACTTGTAACTCTCgtatttcccacagacggcgccaaatgttatgccCAGATCCTTTCGGTCGCGTGAACATGCTTCGGCTGGATTGAAGATGGCTTCGTCCgtacctgaaagtgaagagaatgcgagggtttgtacccccgattcacctccggtgtgagaatcagaATCTGGCTGTAAAAGTAGGGTAGTAATACAAGAGAGTAGAGTGTTGAGAATGTGTGTATATTTTGTCTTACTTCACAAGGGTTTTTATACCCAATCCTGCCATGAATGCTCATCCGTTACAAATCATTAAGGAGGGAGGGAAAAGGGGGCGTTATGTCCCTTGTTCTGTCCAACGGTCCGCGAGTAGTGGGCCTCGGACTGGGCTTCCGTGGGCCTTCGTCACGCGGGCCTGGAGGTCCTTCGGCCCAGTAGCTTAACCGCTTAATGGGCCTTCGTTCAATGGGCCTTATTGGGCCTATAACCAACAATACCAATTATCGATATTAATACCAACAATAAATACCATGTTAAGTAAAAACTCTAAATTATTAAGATGATAGAGAAAATTCTTAACATAACCTTATAATGTTCGACAAATATTACACGTTGACTAACTGATTTGATTCTGCAAAATTTGGGTCaagatttattttttaaaatcaaTAAAGAATCAAGAAAATTTACACCCTGTTAGGAAAAAAAATCACCGTAAATCTATATTACACAATAATAACcgaaatggggtataatttggtatacctttttttggttgatttggttatccccatttatgaccttcgaatatttttaatcaagtgatcatgatcgttagattcaaatactaaaaaaatatacACTACTCAAACACACATGTTCGAACTCCACCAACAGCAAATAtctatattattatttatacactattAAAACTCCATGTTCGAGCccccaacaacaaatatttatattattatttatattcaAGATTCTACTTCGAATCTCGgtaacaaaaaatatttatattattatttataaatatattaataggataatgattaaaagaaaattaatataattttaaataatataaaaatattattgaaGAGCTGAACGGTAAATACTGTTGGCATTTGAGCTAGCGTCATCACATTATATTGTCAGCCCTCCACCTGGATTTACGGCGCTTGAGACATGGTGCGCTAAGCAGTTACTTCATCCAGTTACTTCATGCTTAGTGTTTGTACCAGAATTTGTTAGGCAATCGCTAAATCTAATATGATTTCTTTTTATTTAGTAAAATGGAATGCAATAATGATAATAAAACAGACACGAGATTATTGACAGGAAACCCCAAACGAGTGAAAAACCGCGGGAGGATTTGTAATCCTATCAAATAAGCTTCACTATGTATTTTCTTGATACAAGATTGAATGATTGTCCAAGTGATTTGTTTTGTGTGTGTTATTTTCTACAGCTGGGTctctatatatattatataaattcTCATTCAAAACTTACATTATCTCCTACTTTCTCTCAATGATCTTATTACTGGCTTGGACTTGGTTATTCACTTATCCCTTGTTGGTAGCTTCAACTGTTGACTCCTTCTTCCCATGTCACTTGCTTCAATCTCGTCCTGACATGTTCTCTTCATGTCCTGTCATCTCGTCATGATCCCGTTTAGCCTCATGTCCATGTGTATGTGAAGCTGACACCTAACATTAGTCCTTGATTTTATCTTTTTATGTGATAAATTGATAAAATCAATCATATTTATCTCCCAACTGACAAGTCATAGTTACAACAAAGAGTCTCCTCGTATGCTGTGCCACATATCCCTTAATTGTTCCACTTCTTCACGCCACTTTATTAGTACTCCTTATCAACTCCCCATAAAACTCTTCACACCAATCAAACCCTCATTCCTTTCTCTCTCAAAAACCCTAATAGAATGGCTAAAAAGACCTCCAAAACCACTTCTTCTATTAACACTGAATGACTTGAACAAATGGGTTCCTACTAATCTCTTAGACTTTCGTGACAATAATGCTAGTTCAATGAAAAAGGAGAAACTTGAAGAGGCGAAGCTGCTATTTAGTGAAACCATTGAAGCTGTGATTCCTGATGTTTCTGAATGTGCTGACTAGTACCGGAAGGGCTGGGTCTGCTTCTACTACTATCCCTTTAATGTCGGTATGATCTTTCCTTTTTCTAATTTGGTTAAAGATGTTTTAACTAACATACATGTTGCTCCTGGCCAACTAATGTCTCTCTCCTGGAGAACATTAGCGTGTCTTGATGCTATAGAGGCTAAGTATGACTTGAAAATTGACGACAATGTTGTGAAGTACTTGTATACCCTTAAGAAATTTAGTGGGTGTCAATTCAGTTTCGTGAATAAGAATAAGGATGATCCTCTCATTCTTAACTGTAATGTCGTGAATGATAGAAAGTGGAAGCTTGATTATTTCTTTGCCAATAAAGATACTATGGGAGATGATGCCTCTTACCTACTTGACCATTGGTCTTCCGACGGTAATTCTTATGGCCTCCAAATCTAGTTTATCAAAGACTTTCTTGTTTAATCAGTCACACCTCCTTGCTTTGATcgtatttttttttttaatttttatgcCGCTCTTTCTTGTCTTCACATGCATTAATCCTTGATTTACAGAACCGAATTTTGAGTTTGATGACAACGACACTACTTCAAAGGAGATTGTTGACAAGATCATGACACGTCCTGTCGGGGACAGGTTGTGGCCCAACTATCTTAATCGTCCTATTAGAAATTCTGGGACCATCGATGTTGAAGATTTTGTGAATAAAATGAAGAAAGCTAAGGCCACTGGAGTTGTTGAGAGGCCCTTACTTAAAACTATTGCTAACAGGACTATGAGTAAACTCGTCATCCATGCTCCAATGTCAAAGTCCTCTCATTCTGTGCAAAACTTATCATCCGAGACACTTGAAAGCCCCAAAGATGATAAATGTGTCGAGATGAGTTCCATCCGGATTTATGCTAAAGGTATTCGACATCTGTGCTCTCTTGTCATATTTCTTTTTCTTAGCATGTGTCTTTCACTCGTTTTACTAACTAGTATTGAGCCATTCTATTTAATTGTAGAGCTTAAGCCTCATTTCATCAAACCTTTGATTATATCTAGTAAGGAATTGTTTGCTAAGAGGGCTCATGATGAAAAACCAACGGAAACCGAGTCCTCTAGGAACCCTTTTCTTCTTTCACCAAACTTTAGCCTTGATGTCAAGAAGTTGAAGACCACTGTTCCTAGCTCTAGCAAGGATGAGACCTATACCCCCTTTGTGACTCACGGGTACACCACCCATTCCAAACTTGCTGAATTTGCATTCTTGATGGGAGTTTTACTGTTGCCTCAAACTGTTGAAGCTCACTCTTCTAAGACTCTGGACGTCATACTGGATGATGTTGCTGGCCACACTTTTCATGTAAGCCATGTTTCTTGTCGTCATTTTTGTAATAAAATGTTGATTGTGTTATTTGAACATGCGACACTTTACATGTTATTTGGTTTATTGTAGGCTCTTCGAGCTAGTCTCATGGCTCGTGAGGTGTTAAGAACGAATATAAGAAACTTAAAGCTTTGGAGGCTGCTCATAATGGTTGCGCCCAAAAGTTACGAGCTGCTCAAGATCTTGCCACCTCCAACTTGAAGGCTAGCATGGATGTGCCGAAAGAGTTTGATGAATTTGCTTCTAAGGTGCAATCTCTGGAAGCTAGGATGCACGAAGAGGCTCAGAAAGCTATCACCCAACATGTTATGCATTCCAGAGTGGAGGTGATGTTGGAGCATCAATGTGGTGAATGGATGTCATAGGACGTGAATTAGACTATTCACATATATAATGAAGCTTATCCTGAATACGCCTTTCCTCTCTACATTACTCAGGGCGAAGATGATGAACATATTTCAACCAAGGACCCCATTTCTGAAGACAAATGAACTTTTTTATTTTTAGTTATTTCGAACTTGCTTATGAAATTTCCATTTCAAATTTTCTTTATCGTACTTTGATGATTCAGCCTTTTTGGCTTTTAAGACTAAGTCCCTATTTCAATTTGTAAGTGGGGGATTGTTTAATATTTCCTTTTATTTGCGATGACGTTCATGTGATTTCTTTTTAATCATTCGTGTTATTGGTAATCTCGTAGTTTATATGCTTGTGATTACATGTGTTCATATATTTTATCTTTTGGATGTATGTTATCATGTCAAATTCTCCTTCTCATGTACTCATCACATGTTGATGTCGTATAGTTTTCGTCATTTCTTAATTGTTTGTAGGTGCGTGCACTTGTTATGCGGTTAAAAGGCCCTTCCCTCTTGGAACACGCCACTTTATGTACTTTTCATTTGTCAAAATACACTTGAGTGTAAAGTCGTATTTGACTTATGGCATTCAAAGTAGTTGGGTGATCAGCCCTTCGTCATTTTCTTGTTGTAATTAGTTATTTCGTGATGAATTTATAATTAGTGAATTTTACTTTAACTTTAAAAGCACAACCTATTCTGCATTGAATCTAAGCTTACAAGTAGCATGTGTATGCAAACGGGAATCATAATACACTTATTTTCAAGTAGGACAATCATTTCAAGTAACTTTTATATTGAAATTAAACCACACTGGAAAGTCAAATTGTAAAATATGACTAAACAAAATCTATTACACGTGCAACTATGTAATATTGACTTATTTCATGCAATGTAAAAGGAAACAACACATCTAGATAGGGCTAGTGGACTTTACATGTGATAGAGCTTCAGGTGGAGAGCATTCCAACTCTTGGGGATTTAGACACCATCCATAGTTGACAATTGATATGCACCACATCCTACCACAGTCATTATCAAGTAGGGTCCTTCCCATGTGTCTGTGAATTTTTCTGCAGACATGTCCATCGTGTTTTGAAATACTTTTCTCAATACCGTATAACCTACTTGGAATGTCCTGGCATGAACATTTTTTTTGTAACTTTTGGCTACTTTCTGCTAATATATAGCCATTCGTATTTTTGCCATTTCTCTTAATTCATCAATGGTGTCCATGTTATAGATCATCTCATGTTTATTAGCATCATATGTCGACAGTCCATATCTGATTGTTGGCATCATGACCTCAATTGAAAGCACTTCTTCTGTGTTATAAACCAAGCTATATGGAGTCTATCATGTGGATGTTTTGGGTGTTGTTCTATCTGCCCATAACACCCAAGGCAACTCCTCAGCCCATTTTCCCTTATGCAAAGCTAACCTCTTCTTCAAGCTGTTAATGATAATCTTGTTGCTGAACTCGGCTTGGCCATTTTCTTATGGATAACTTAGTGTCGACTTCACCAAGTTTATGTTGTATTTCCTACAGAAAGCTTCTATTTTGTCACCAATAAACTGAGAGCCATTTTCACACACGATTTCAGATGGAATGCCGAATTTACAAATGACATTTCATTTTATAAAGGATATCACTTCCTTACTTGTCACCTGTATAAATGCTTCGGCTTCAATCCATTTGGAGAAGTAGTCCTTCATTGCTAGCATGAACACTTTTTGTCCTGGTGTTGGGGGCATTTTCCCAATAATATCCATCCCACATGTCATAAATGGCCATGAAGGCATTGTGGCATGGAGTAGTTTAGAGGGTTGATGTATGATAGGGGCATGTCATTGGCAGGCATCACATTTCTTGACGTATTCCATGGCGTCATGTCTAAGAGTAGGCCAATAGTAACCTATTTGTAATATTTTCAAAGAGTAGTCCAGTGCTTGACTTTTTGAATAATACACCATTAACAATAGTATAACGTGAATCTTTTATTCGCAATATTCTTGCCTCATTGCGGCCTTCTGGTTATGTGTCGTGTGATAGATAATCCTTGACTCATTCATCCAATTGATTGACTATCCACTTTCATGTGAGAGCAGCACACTCGTATTCTCTTTCATCCTTTCACTTGTTGGCTTTAATATGTGAATGATTGGTATGTTAGCCAAGTTGGTGTCCTTTATAATAGCTCATATCCCTGCCAAAGCATCAGCTTGCACATTTTTTTCTCTTGGTAGTTGGATGTTGAATTTGTCGAATGACTTCTGCAAGTTCTTGACGATGTCCAGATACACAATTATTTTATGATTCTTTGCTTCATATGTTCCAGTAATGTGGTTGACAATCAAAAGTGAATCACATTTTATATTGATGTTCTTGATCTTCGTGTCTTTTGTTGTCACGAGTCCCATGATCAAAGCTTCATATTCGGCCTCGTTGTTAGTTATCTTGAAGTTGCAACATATAGAATATGCCACTATATCCCCCTGTGGCAATTTTAGTGCAAGTATTAACCCTGATCCATTCACATTTGAGGCACCGTCTGTATATAAAGTCCAAGGGAGTGAGTTTGTAGTTGAGAATATTTGTTTTAACTCTTTCTCAGCTTGTGTCATCTGGTTTGGACTAAAATCATCCACAAAGTCCGTCAATGCTTATGACTTGATTGCCGTCCTTGAGTCGTTAACATGTCGTATGTACTTAACCGTATGGACCATTTTGCTAACCTTCATGTCAACTCCTGCTTACTCAGGACCATTCGGAAGGGGAGGTTAGTCACAACATGTATTTTATGTGACTCAAAATAATGTCTTAATTTCGTGGACGTAATGGCTAATGTAAGTACGAGTTTTTCCAAGGACGTGTATCTGGATTTAGCATCTATCAGACTCTGGATGACATAATAAACTGGTGATTGCACTCCTCCATCTTCCTTCACTAGCACCCCACTTACATCATGCTCTGTGATTGACAGATATACATAGAGATCATCTTCTTGATTTGGTTTCATCAGCAATTGAGGATTTGTTAGGTATTTCTTCAATTCATTCAGGGCAGTTTCATGTTGTTCTATCCATCTGAAGTCTTTATTTCTCTGTAGGATGTCATAGAATAATCTGTATCTGTCTGAGGAACGTGATATGAACCTGTTTAGGTCTGCTACGCGTTCAGTCAGCTTCTGCACATCTTTGAAGTTTTTTGGACTCGTTAGTTCCTATACAACCTTGATTTGTTCTGGACTTGCTTCTATTCCATTTCTTGTCACCATGTGACCTAAGAACGTTCCTGAAGAGACAACAAAATTGCATTTTTCTGGGTTAGCATCATGTTAAAAGCTTTCAATATGTCGAATGCTTCTTGTAGATCTCGAACATGATTTTCTGCCTTCTCCGATTTTACCACCATGGCATCAATGTACACTTCCATTGTTTTGCCAAATTGGTTTTTGAACATCTTATTGATTAGACGTTGAAATATTGCACTCGCATTTCTTAACCCGAAGGGCATGGCTATGTAACAATATATTACCCTCTCTGTGATGAATGTTGTTTTCTCTGCATCAGAAGGTTCCATTTGAATTTGATTGAAGCCACTGGATGCGTCAAAAAATGTCAGCAGCTCATGTTCAGCTGTCGCGTCCACCATCGTGTCTATATGCGGCAAGGGGTATGGATCTTTTGGGCAGGCTTTATTTAAATCTGTGTAGTCCACACAGACTCTCCACTTTCCATTCTTCTTCTGTACTATCACTATATTAGCTAGCCATTCCGGATAGTCGACTTCCTTTATCATGCCTGCCTTCAGGAGCCTGTTTACTTCCTCGTTTATGATTTTGTTCCTCTCCATCATTAACTTTCTGCGTTTTTGTTGAACAGGAGTACATGTTGGGTCTACATTCAACTTGTGTGTGATGACTTCTGGACTTATTTCCGTTCGTGTTCCCAAGCAAAATCATCTAGTCGTGATGTCAGGAAGTCCACTAAGTTGGATTCGATGGTTGGTGAAAGATCTTCCCCCATTAAGACTCTTTTATCTCCTGTTGACAAGTCCACCTCTACTAGCTTCTCTGGTCCTGATACTGCAATCACGGGCTTTTTTGATTCTTCTCTTATGATACTCGACTTTAAACAAGTCTTGTAACATTCTCTAGCTGTCGCTTGGTCCCCATGGATCTCTTGCACCCCCCATGGTGTCGAGAATTTTATCACTTGATGATATGTTGATGGTATAACTTTTAAATCATGGATCCATGGTCTGCCATGAATGATGTTGTATGTTGAATCGTAGTCAATTATCACAAATTTCTGTAGCAGATTCACGCCTTGGGCATATATTGGTAAGGCAATTTCTCCCATAGTTCTTTTTGTTTCTCCACTGAACCCGACAAGAGTGGTAGTTCTTTTTAACATGTCACTTTCAGCTAGTCCCATTTGCTTTAGTGTCGTGAGCATCATGATATTTTCCGCACTCCCGTTGTCAACCAAAACTCTTTTGATCAGACAATTTTCTATGGGTATGGATATAACCAAACTGTCATATTGAGGTTCTCTTTTAGTACCCTTGTCTTGCTCATCAAAATACACTCTGGTTATGTTGTTAACTTGGACATTAGCTTGTGTCACGTGTAAGTTCGCATCTCGTGCAATCCTCTTTGCCTGTGAGTACGTAGCTCCACAGACATCTGACCATCCTGCTATGAAGCTGATTACCTTGTGATGAGGAGGCG
This window contains:
- the LOC141674442 gene encoding uncharacterized protein LOC141674442; its protein translation is MREFHKLGNVVKWPVKSNKPKANPDSKLWCDFHGYYGHRAHDCVALRREIQTLIKKGNLSEFTKHSTHDRREQTPARQPPPPPHHKVISFIAGWSDVCGATYSQAKRIARDANLHVTQANVQVNNITRVYFDEQDKGTKREPQYDSLVISIPIENCLIKRVLVDNGSAENIMMLTTLKQMGLAESDMLKRTTTLVGFSGETKRTMGEIALPIYAQGVNLLQKFVIIDYDSTYNIIHGRPWIHDLKVIPSTYHQVIKFSTPWGVQEIHGDQATARECYKTCLKSSIIREESKKPVIAVSGPEKLVEVDLSTGDKRVLMGEDLSPTIESNLVDFLTSRLDDFAWEHERK